A region from the Clostridium beijerinckii genome encodes:
- a CDS encoding isoleucine--tRNA ligase: MYNKVDSSKGTVNMEQDIAKLWTERDIIKKSFDSNQDGEYFTFYDGPPTANGKPHVGHILTRVMKDIIPRYKVMKGYKVIRKAGWDTHGLPVELEIEKKLGISGKEQIEDFGIEKFVTECKDSVFSYVSLWKKMSEQIGYWVDMDDPYVTYHDNYIESEWWALKQMWDKKLLYKGHKVMPYCPRCGTALSSHEVAQGYKDVKDLTATAKFKVKGEENKYILAWTTTPWTLPSNLALCINKAYTYCEVKVEDEIYILAKDLVGKVLGDKEHEIVKEFKGEELLGVEYEQLMPFAKVEGKAFVVIHGDYVTLSDGTGIVHIAPAYGEDDSFVAKKNGITFVNLVDTNGNFVEEVTPWAGKFVKKCDESIVKYLEENNQLFSAHKHTHSYPHCWRCDTPLLYYPKDSWFVAMTEMRDKLLENNNKINWYPDNTRTGRFGKFLENVIDWCISRDRYWGTPLPIWECECGHRECIGSREELEEKATTECKGIELHKPYVDAIKLKCPHCEKEMKRTHEVIDCWFDSGSMPFAQWHYPFENKETFEANFPAQFISEAVDQTRGWFYTLLAISTCIFDTNSFENCIVLGHVLDKKGIKMSKHKGNVVDPFEVLNSQGADATRWHFYTASAPWLPTRFSVDDVGEAQRKFLGTLWNVYSFYVLYAEIDDFDPTKYADFVSDNIMDKWIISKLNTLIETVDDNLNTYKITQAALAIEDFTDELSNWYVRRNRSRYWSQELSDDKIGAYVTLYKVLTNLVKVASPFVPFMTEEIYQNLVVNLDKDAAESIHLCAWPEINKEAINKDLEKEMDLAYTIVKLGRSARNAANIKNRQPLSELLISTKSLPDYYGDIVKEELNIKKVELGADLSKYVNFEIKPNLPVIGKLYGKLIPQIRKAISEKNQMELAQKIQNGGSETIIVNNTEIVLTNENILVTMQGLEGYAFAGEGELGVVLDTTVTPELQEEGHVREIISKIQNMRKDKGFEVADKIKLYVANNDMLLNIIKKFEDTIKKETLTCEVIYNGEVDYTEIVINSEQLNMTVEVIK, from the coding sequence ATGTACAATAAAGTAGATTCATCAAAGGGCACTGTAAATATGGAACAAGACATTGCAAAGCTTTGGACAGAAAGAGATATTATAAAGAAGAGCTTTGATTCAAATCAAGATGGAGAATATTTTACTTTCTATGATGGCCCTCCAACAGCAAATGGAAAGCCTCATGTTGGACACATATTAACAAGAGTTATGAAGGATATAATCCCAAGATATAAAGTTATGAAGGGATATAAGGTTATAAGAAAAGCTGGATGGGATACACATGGACTTCCAGTAGAATTAGAAATAGAAAAGAAGCTTGGAATTTCAGGAAAAGAACAAATTGAAGATTTTGGTATAGAGAAATTTGTTACTGAATGTAAAGATAGTGTATTTTCATATGTTAGTCTATGGAAAAAAATGTCTGAACAAATAGGTTATTGGGTAGATATGGATGATCCATATGTAACTTACCATGATAACTATATTGAGTCTGAATGGTGGGCTTTAAAACAAATGTGGGATAAGAAATTGTTATATAAAGGTCATAAGGTTATGCCTTATTGTCCAAGATGTGGAACTGCCCTTTCATCTCACGAAGTAGCGCAAGGATATAAGGATGTTAAAGATTTAACTGCTACTGCTAAATTTAAGGTTAAGGGAGAAGAAAACAAGTATATACTAGCTTGGACAACAACTCCTTGGACTTTACCGTCTAACTTAGCATTATGTATTAATAAGGCATACACATATTGTGAAGTAAAAGTAGAAGATGAAATATATATTTTAGCTAAAGACTTAGTAGGAAAAGTTTTAGGGGACAAAGAGCATGAAATAGTTAAAGAATTTAAAGGTGAAGAATTATTAGGCGTGGAATATGAACAATTAATGCCTTTTGCTAAAGTTGAAGGTAAAGCATTTGTAGTAATTCATGGAGATTATGTAACACTTTCAGATGGTACTGGTATAGTACATATTGCACCAGCTTATGGTGAAGATGATAGCTTTGTTGCTAAGAAAAATGGAATCACATTTGTAAACTTAGTAGATACAAATGGTAACTTTGTGGAAGAAGTTACACCATGGGCAGGGAAGTTTGTTAAAAAGTGTGATGAAAGTATTGTTAAATATTTAGAGGAAAACAATCAATTATTTAGTGCACACAAACATACTCATTCATACCCACATTGCTGGAGATGTGATACACCACTTTTATACTATCCAAAGGATAGTTGGTTTGTTGCAATGACAGAAATGAGAGATAAATTACTTGAAAATAATAATAAAATAAACTGGTATCCTGATAATACTAGAACGGGAAGATTTGGTAAGTTCCTTGAAAATGTAATTGATTGGTGTATTTCAAGGGATAGATATTGGGGAACACCACTTCCAATATGGGAATGTGAATGTGGTCATAGAGAATGTATTGGTAGTAGAGAAGAATTAGAAGAAAAAGCAACTACAGAATGTAAGGGAATAGAATTACACAAACCTTATGTAGATGCAATTAAATTAAAATGTCCACATTGTGAAAAGGAAATGAAGAGAACTCATGAAGTAATTGACTGTTGGTTTGACTCAGGTTCAATGCCTTTTGCACAATGGCATTATCCATTTGAAAATAAAGAAACTTTTGAGGCAAATTTCCCAGCACAATTTATATCAGAAGCTGTTGATCAAACAAGAGGATGGTTCTATACATTACTTGCTATTTCAACATGTATATTTGATACAAATTCATTTGAAAACTGTATTGTATTAGGCCATGTTTTAGATAAAAAGGGAATTAAGATGTCTAAACATAAGGGAAATGTTGTAGATCCATTTGAAGTGCTAAATAGTCAAGGAGCAGACGCTACAAGATGGCATTTCTATACTGCAAGTGCACCATGGCTTCCAACAAGATTCTCTGTTGATGATGTTGGAGAAGCTCAAAGAAAGTTCTTAGGAACATTATGGAATGTATATTCATTCTATGTTCTATATGCTGAAATAGATGACTTTGATCCAACAAAGTATGCAGATTTTGTTTCAGATAATATAATGGATAAATGGATTATATCTAAATTAAATACATTAATTGAAACTGTTGATGATAATTTAAATACTTATAAAATTACTCAAGCAGCGTTAGCTATTGAAGATTTTACAGATGAATTATCAAATTGGTATGTAAGAAGAAATAGATCAAGATATTGGTCACAAGAATTAAGTGATGATAAAATAGGTGCTTATGTAACTTTATATAAAGTATTAACAAATTTAGTAAAGGTCGCATCACCATTTGTACCATTTATGACAGAAGAAATTTATCAAAATCTAGTTGTAAATCTTGATAAAGATGCAGCTGAAAGTATTCATTTATGTGCTTGGCCAGAAATTAATAAGGAAGCTATAAATAAGGACCTAGAGAAAGAAATGGATTTAGCTTATACAATTGTTAAGCTTGGTAGAAGTGCTAGAAATGCGGCTAATATCAAGAATAGGCAACCACTTTCTGAATTACTTATATCAACAAAATCCCTTCCAGATTATTATGGAGATATTGTAAAAGAAGAATTAAATATCAAGAAGGTTGAGCTTGGAGCCGATCTTTCAAAATATGTTAACTTCGAAATAAAGCCTAATTTACCTGTTATAGGTAAATTGTATGGAAAATTAATTCCTCAAATCAGAAAGGCAATTTCTGAAAAGAACCAAATGGAATTAGCTCAAAAGATTCAAAATGGTGGAAGTGAAACTATAATTGTTAATAATACAGAAATAGTTCTTACAAATGAAAATATTTTAGTTACAATGCAAGGTTTAGAAGGTTATGCATTCGCTGGAGAAGGCGAACTTGGAGTTGTTTTAGATACAACTGTAACACCAGAACTTCAAGAGGAAGGTCATGTAAGAGAAATTATTTCAAAGATTCAAAATATGAGAAAAGATAAAGGCTTTGAAGTTGCAGATAAGATAAAACTTTATGTAGCAAATAATGATATGTTATTAAATATTATTAAGAAGTTTGAAGACACAATCAAAAAAGAAACTTTAACTTGTGAAGTTATTTATAATGGAGAAGTTGATTATACAGAAATAGTTATAAATAGTGAACAATTAAATATGACTGTTGAAGTTATAAAGTAG
- a CDS encoding catabolite control protein A, producing MATSIKDVAKEAGVSIATVSRVLNDIDVVNEDTKKKVVEAIKKLSYRPNIVARSLKTQRTKTIGILLPDISNQFYPEIVRGAEDVSNIYDYNIILCNSDLDIEKEKEYLRVLSEKMVDGVIYMSSSLNEEILELINELNLKTILVETKDKDGLLPSVTIDNVKGSYDSTKFLIEKGIRDIAFIGVKKDNLNAWGDRYVGYENAMKEAGLKIDQELVYLNSIKVKSGYEGIQKFVNQNKKFKGVVCASDDVAMGAINALRDNGLRIPEDVSVIGFNDNFAASIFYPKITTVSQPTYDMGSVAMRMLIKLLNKKELDEPHYVLEHQLIERESTI from the coding sequence ATGGCTACTTCTATTAAGGATGTTGCAAAAGAAGCTGGAGTATCAATTGCAACCGTTTCTAGAGTTTTAAATGACATCGATGTGGTGAATGAAGATACTAAGAAAAAAGTTGTAGAAGCAATAAAGAAACTTTCATACAGACCTAACATAGTTGCAAGAAGTTTAAAAACTCAAAGAACAAAAACAATAGGAATTTTACTTCCAGATATATCAAATCAATTTTACCCGGAAATTGTAAGAGGAGCTGAGGACGTTTCAAATATATACGATTACAATATAATATTGTGTAATTCAGACCTTGATATAGAAAAGGAAAAAGAATATTTAAGAGTACTTAGTGAAAAAATGGTTGATGGTGTAATTTATATGAGTAGTTCTCTAAATGAAGAAATTTTAGAACTAATCAATGAATTAAATTTAAAAACTATATTAGTTGAAACAAAAGATAAAGATGGATTATTACCAAGCGTAACTATTGATAATGTAAAGGGTAGTTATGATAGTACAAAATTTTTAATTGAAAAGGGAATAAGGGACATTGCATTTATAGGTGTTAAAAAAGATAATTTAAATGCTTGGGGAGATAGATATGTTGGTTACGAGAATGCCATGAAAGAAGCAGGCCTTAAAATAGACCAAGAATTAGTATATCTTAATTCAATTAAGGTAAAGAGTGGATATGAAGGCATACAAAAATTCGTAAACCAAAATAAGAAATTTAAGGGCGTTGTATGTGCATCTGACGATGTTGCAATGGGAGCAATAAATGCTTTAAGAGACAATGGACTTAGAATACCAGAAGATGTAAGTGTTATAGGATTTAATGATAACTTTGCAGCATCAATATTCTACCCTAAGATTACAACAGTATCTCAACCAACTTATGATATGGGTTCAGTTGCTATGAGAATGCTTATTAAGCTTTTAAACAAAAAGGAATTAGATGAACCACATTACGTGTTAGAACATCAATTAATTGAGAGAGAAAGTACAATTTAA
- a CDS encoding MarR family transcriptional regulator, with amino-acid sequence MEHYQHIGKYISDIHKSGCIYFNKEFRELGIGAGQYVFLLNLYRCDGITQEELTAKVKLDKATTARAIKKLEDKGYVKRVKKENDRRAYKLELTEKAEEIREKVYLIMNEWDIKVRNCFTNEESQELMKLLNKLSKSTLITKEDIYE; translated from the coding sequence ATGGAACATTACCAACACATTGGGAAATATATTAGTGATATTCACAAGTCAGGTTGTATTTATTTCAATAAAGAATTTAGAGAACTTGGAATAGGGGCAGGTCAATATGTATTCTTATTAAATCTCTATAGATGTGATGGAATAACACAAGAAGAGTTAACTGCGAAAGTTAAGTTAGATAAGGCAACAACTGCGAGAGCTATAAAAAAATTAGAGGATAAGGGTTATGTAAAGCGTGTAAAAAAAGAAAATGATAGGCGGGCTTACAAACTTGAACTTACAGAAAAGGCAGAGGAAATAAGAGAAAAGGTGTATTTAATAATGAATGAATGGGACATTAAAGTTAGAAATTGTTTTACTAATGAAGAATCTCAAGAATTAATGAAATTATTAAATAAATTATCTAAAAGCACGTTAATTACTAAGGAGGATATTTATGAATAG
- a CDS encoding MATE family efflux transporter, whose product MNSQNRLGEMKVGKLLLEFSIPAIIGMLVNTLYNIIDRIFIGHIEGIGSLAMAGVGVTMPLMFIILAFGMLIGIGTATKISIKLGQHDKEGAEKHLGNAFTLIIITSIFLTIFGLLFANPLLKMFGASENIIGYGEQFIQVIFIGCIFNLISFSLNHSIRSDGSPKIAMASMLISAIINIILDPIFIFGLGLGVRGGALGTVVAQMISSIWIIYYFTKGSSTLKIRRKNLKLDKEVVLSICAIGIGPFSMQIAQSAVQIASNNSLQSYGGDLAVSAMTIVNSIAMVFLMPIFGLNQGLQPIIGYNFGAEKHDRVKQAVKYGVITATIIVTIGFIVVEGFSEKLVMIFNNDPALIEITSHGMKIFLIMLPFIGGQIIITNYFQSIGLVKISMFLSLLRQVIILIPCLLIIPMFMGLDGVWIAGATSDVLSVIITLFVLFKTTKGLTRSKEA is encoded by the coding sequence ATGAATAGTCAGAACCGTTTAGGAGAAATGAAGGTAGGAAAATTATTATTAGAATTTTCAATTCCAGCTATTATAGGTATGTTAGTTAATACTTTATACAATATAATAGATAGAATATTTATTGGGCACATAGAAGGAATAGGAAGCCTTGCAATGGCAGGGGTTGGAGTAACCATGCCACTAATGTTTATAATTTTAGCATTTGGTATGTTAATTGGGATTGGTACAGCTACTAAAATATCAATAAAACTTGGACAACATGACAAAGAAGGTGCAGAGAAACACTTAGGAAATGCATTTACTTTAATAATAATAACAAGTATTTTTTTAACAATATTTGGACTTTTATTTGCTAACCCACTTCTAAAAATGTTTGGAGCAAGTGAAAATATTATAGGATATGGAGAGCAATTTATTCAGGTGATTTTTATAGGATGTATATTTAATCTTATAAGTTTTAGTCTTAACCATTCAATTAGAAGTGATGGAAGTCCTAAAATAGCTATGGCATCAATGCTTATAAGTGCTATTATAAACATTATTTTAGATCCTATATTTATCTTTGGTTTAGGACTTGGAGTTAGAGGAGGAGCACTTGGAACTGTTGTCGCACAAATGATAAGTAGTATTTGGATTATATATTATTTTACTAAAGGATCTAGTACTCTTAAAATTAGAAGGAAGAATTTGAAACTTGATAAAGAGGTAGTATTAAGTATTTGTGCCATAGGAATAGGTCCATTTAGTATGCAGATTGCACAAAGCGCTGTTCAAATAGCTTCTAATAATTCACTACAATCATATGGCGGAGATCTAGCCGTAAGTGCAATGACAATAGTAAATAGTATAGCAATGGTATTTTTAATGCCTATTTTTGGATTAAATCAAGGACTTCAACCTATAATAGGTTATAATTTTGGAGCTGAAAAACATGACAGAGTTAAACAAGCAGTAAAATATGGAGTCATCACAGCTACTATAATAGTTACAATAGGCTTTATAGTAGTTGAAGGATTTTCAGAAAAATTAGTTATGATATTTAATAATGATCCTGCACTTATAGAAATAACTTCTCATGGGATGAAGATATTTTTAATTATGTTACCATTTATAGGTGGACAGATTATAATTACTAATTATTTTCAATCAATCGGCCTAGTTAAGATATCAATGTTCTTAAGTTTGTTAAGACAAGTTATAATATTAATTCCTTGCCTTTTAATAATTCCAATGTTTATGGGTTTAGATGGAGTATGGATTGCTGGAGCAACATCAGATGTCTTATCTGTTATAATAACACTGTTTGTATTATTTAAAACAACAAAGGGATTGACACGAAGTAAAGAAGCATAA
- a CDS encoding spore maturation protein: MINYIWFFLIFCGVLVGLLSGNGDIISKAIINSCSNTVTFVIELTGIMCFWCGVMKVAENSGLTEKISKILKPILKLIFKEAAKDEKALGAIVMNLTANMMGLSNAATPFGIKAMEEMNRLNKDKETASNDMALFLVLNATCIQLVPSTIISIRAACNSANPGIIILPTLISTATAAVVGVMCCKILQRYF, from the coding sequence ATGATAAATTATATTTGGTTTTTTTTAATATTTTGTGGAGTTTTAGTTGGATTATTAAGTGGAAATGGAGATATTATATCTAAAGCAATAATTAACTCTTGTAGTAATACTGTTACCTTTGTGATTGAACTCACAGGTATAATGTGTTTTTGGTGTGGTGTTATGAAAGTTGCAGAAAATAGTGGACTTACAGAAAAAATATCTAAAATATTAAAACCTATCCTTAAGCTTATTTTTAAAGAGGCTGCTAAAGATGAGAAAGCCTTAGGTGCTATAGTTATGAATCTTACTGCTAATATGATGGGATTATCTAATGCAGCAACACCTTTTGGTATTAAAGCAATGGAAGAAATGAATAGGCTTAATAAAGATAAAGAAACTGCATCTAATGATATGGCTCTTTTTTTAGTTTTAAATGCAACATGTATTCAATTAGTCCCATCTACTATAATTTCTATAAGGGCTGCTTGTAATTCAGCAAATCCAGGAATCATAATATTGCCAACATTAATATCTACAGCAACAGCGGCAGTAGTTGGAGTAATGTGTTGCAAAATATTACAAAGATATTTTTAG
- a CDS encoding spore maturation protein has translation MLNYLSKSIIPIIFLLIITYGMFKGRKVYEWFIEGARDGLKVTLRIFPYLLAMIIAVQIFKEANLMNLLNNLIAPLGNFIGLPKDLIPLIIIKPLSGSGAIGMFTDIIKSFGPDTRTGLIASVVMGSTETIFYTITVYFGAVKVKKIRHTLWAAVFADMTAIIMAIFMVNIFLI, from the coding sequence ATGTTAAATTATTTAAGTAAGAGCATAATACCAATAATATTTTTACTTATTATAACTTATGGAATGTTTAAAGGAAGAAAGGTTTATGAGTGGTTCATAGAAGGTGCTAGAGATGGCTTAAAGGTAACCCTGAGAATATTCCCATATCTTTTAGCTATGATAATTGCAGTACAAATATTCAAGGAAGCAAATTTGATGAATTTGCTGAATAATTTAATAGCACCGCTTGGAAATTTTATAGGATTGCCTAAGGATCTTATACCACTAATAATCATAAAGCCCTTATCAGGAAGTGGGGCTATTGGAATGTTTACAGATATAATAAAAAGTTTTGGACCAGACACTAGAACTGGTCTTATAGCATCTGTTGTAATGGGCAGTACAGAAACTATATTTTATACAATTACAGTTTACTTTGGGGCGGTAAAGGTAAAGAAAATAAGGCATACTTTGTGGGCAGCAGTTTTTGCAGATATGACAGCAATAATTATGGCAATTTTTATGGTTAATATATTTCTTATTTAA
- a CDS encoding Xaa-Pro aminopeptidase, protein MNKDAYIENRSRFMDNIENNSMVLLFAGKPCKKTGDELYQFTPNRNFYYLTGIQEEEHIVLLSKFKDIVSEKLFLKDLDLSKEMWNGRTLRDNEGREISGIEDVLYMKDFNSNINRLINGSEGINLYLDLDREAIDEVDSIANIFAIEMKNKYPQVTIKNLSSKIAPLRMIKSEQEIAEMQKAIEITISGVKSLMKNAKAGMKEYQLEAYFDFECKTKGVKDLAFGTIAAAGKNATILHYSENNSELKDGDLILFDLGAQWNLYNADITRVFPVNGKFTDRQKEVYEAVLRVNKAVIEKIKPGVDSKELNTWSRDLIAKECIKLGIIKEKEEVSKYYWHSIGHSLGLDTHDLGIQGREFTFAEGMVFTVEPGIYISEESIGIRIEDDILVTKTGCEVLTKNIIKEVNEIEEFMK, encoded by the coding sequence ATGAATAAAGATGCGTATATAGAAAACAGAAGTAGATTTATGGATAATATAGAAAACAACTCAATGGTATTATTATTTGCAGGAAAGCCATGTAAAAAAACAGGTGATGAACTATATCAATTTACTCCAAATAGAAATTTTTATTATTTAACAGGGATTCAAGAAGAAGAACATATAGTACTACTATCCAAATTTAAAGATATAGTAAGTGAAAAATTATTTTTAAAAGACTTAGATTTGTCTAAAGAAATGTGGAATGGAAGGACTCTAAGGGACAATGAAGGAAGAGAAATATCAGGAATAGAAGATGTATTGTATATGAAGGATTTCAATTCTAATATAAATAGATTGATTAATGGTTCTGAAGGAATAAATTTATATTTAGATTTAGACAGAGAAGCTATCGATGAAGTAGATTCTATTGCAAATATTTTTGCAATAGAAATGAAAAACAAATATCCACAAGTTACAATAAAGAATCTTTCAAGTAAGATTGCACCGCTTAGAATGATTAAATCTGAACAAGAAATAGCAGAGATGCAAAAGGCTATAGAGATAACAATTAGTGGAGTAAAATCTTTAATGAAGAATGCAAAAGCTGGAATGAAGGAATACCAACTTGAAGCATATTTTGATTTTGAATGTAAAACTAAAGGGGTTAAGGACTTAGCTTTTGGAACAATAGCAGCGGCAGGTAAGAATGCAACTATACTTCATTATTCAGAAAATAATAGTGAATTAAAAGATGGAGATTTAATTCTTTTTGATTTAGGAGCCCAATGGAACTTATATAATGCAGATATTACAAGGGTTTTTCCTGTGAATGGAAAGTTTACAGATAGACAAAAGGAAGTTTATGAGGCCGTACTTAGAGTAAATAAAGCAGTCATTGAAAAAATAAAACCAGGAGTTGATTCTAAGGAATTGAATACATGGTCTAGAGATTTAATAGCTAAAGAATGTATCAAGCTAGGAATCATAAAAGAAAAAGAAGAAGTGAGTAAATACTATTGGCATAGTATAGGACATAGTTTAGGATTAGATACTCATGATTTGGGAATACAAGGAAGAGAATTTACATTTGCAGAAGGAATGGTATTCACAGTAGAACCTGGAATATATATAAGTGAAGAAAGTATTGGAATAAGAATTGAAGATGATATTTTAGTTACTAAAACTGGCTGTGAAGTTTTAACAAAGAATATTATTAAGGAAGTTAATGAGATTGAAGAATTTATGAAATAA
- a CDS encoding methionine--tRNA ligase — protein sequence MCKDCKKTYYITTPIYYPSTKLHIGNTYTTVAADALARFKRLTGYDVMFLTGTDEHGQKIQRIAEEKGIKPKEHVDEVVAGIKDLWSMMNISYDKFIRTTDDYHIKAVQDIFKKLYDQGDIYKSSYEGWYCTPCESFWTDTQLENGNCPDCGRPVEKSKEEAYFFKMSKYADRLIKYIEDNPEFIQPESRKNEMLNNFLKPGLQDLCVSRTSFNWGVPVTFDESHVVYVWIDALSNYITALGYGQDNKELYEKYWPADVHLIGKDILRFHTIYWPIMLMALDLPLPKQVFGHGWLLVDGGKMSKSKGNVVDPVVLVNEFGVDPVRYYLLKEIPFGADGLFNNEIFIKKINSDLCNDLGNLLSRTVAMIEKYFDGEMPAQDEKEAIDDELINLALSAPTKVEESINILNIPQALEHVFELIGRANKYIDETTPWILAKDENKKARLGTVLYNLAESLRFASVMISAFLPDTAKKINEQINTSEISWDSIKAFDGTKAGTKVVKTENLFPRIDVDKKLEELEALKVASIPVNKEITPIKEEVTIDDFEKLDLRVVKVLSCEPIKGAKKLLKLKVDLGGEERQVVSGIANYYKPEDLVGKNVVLVANLKPVKLRGELSQGMILCAATDDDSILKAVDPGELETGSIVR from the coding sequence ATGTGTAAAGATTGTAAAAAAACATACTATATAACTACACCAATTTATTATCCATCAACAAAGCTTCATATAGGAAATACCTATACTACTGTAGCTGCTGATGCATTAGCTAGATTTAAGAGATTAACAGGCTATGATGTAATGTTCTTAACAGGAACAGATGAACATGGTCAAAAGATCCAAAGGATAGCTGAGGAAAAGGGGATTAAACCAAAGGAACATGTAGATGAGGTTGTTGCTGGGATTAAGGACCTTTGGAGCATGATGAATATAAGCTATGATAAGTTCATTAGAACTACTGATGATTATCACATTAAAGCAGTTCAAGATATATTTAAGAAATTGTATGATCAAGGAGATATATATAAGAGTTCTTATGAAGGTTGGTATTGTACACCTTGTGAATCATTTTGGACTGATACTCAATTAGAAAATGGAAACTGTCCAGACTGTGGTAGACCAGTTGAAAAATCAAAAGAAGAAGCTTACTTTTTTAAGATGAGTAAATATGCGGATAGATTAATAAAATATATTGAAGATAATCCAGAATTCATTCAACCAGAATCAAGAAAGAATGAAATGTTAAATAACTTCTTAAAGCCAGGACTACAAGATCTTTGTGTTTCACGAACTAGTTTTAACTGGGGAGTTCCAGTAACATTTGATGAAAGTCATGTTGTATATGTTTGGATTGATGCATTATCAAACTACATAACTGCTCTTGGATATGGTCAAGACAATAAAGAGTTATATGAAAAATATTGGCCAGCAGATGTACATTTGATAGGGAAGGACATTTTAAGATTCCATACTATTTATTGGCCAATCATGTTAATGGCTTTAGATTTACCACTTCCAAAACAAGTATTTGGTCATGGATGGTTACTTGTTGACGGTGGAAAAATGTCAAAATCCAAAGGTAATGTAGTAGACCCAGTTGTACTTGTAAATGAATTTGGAGTAGATCCTGTAAGATATTATTTATTAAAGGAAATTCCATTTGGAGCAGACGGATTATTTAATAATGAAATATTTATAAAGAAGATAAACTCTGACCTGTGTAATGATTTAGGTAATCTTTTATCAAGAACTGTGGCAATGATCGAAAAATATTTTGATGGAGAAATGCCAGCACAAGACGAAAAAGAAGCTATTGATGATGAACTAATAAACTTGGCATTATCAGCACCAACTAAAGTTGAAGAATCAATAAATATATTAAATATACCACAAGCATTGGAACATGTTTTTGAATTAATAGGAAGAGCTAATAAGTATATAGATGAAACAACTCCATGGATATTAGCTAAAGATGAAAATAAAAAAGCTAGACTTGGAACAGTTCTTTATAATTTAGCTGAAAGTCTTAGATTTGCATCAGTAATGATTTCAGCATTTTTACCAGATACAGCTAAGAAGATTAATGAACAAATAAATACTTCAGAAATCTCATGGGATTCTATAAAAGCATTTGATGGAACAAAAGCAGGAACAAAAGTAGTTAAAACTGAAAACTTATTTCCAAGAATAGATGTTGATAAAAAGCTTGAAGAATTAGAAGCTTTAAAGGTTGCATCTATACCAGTTAATAAGGAAATAACTCCTATAAAGGAAGAAGTCACAATTGATGATTTTGAAAAACTTGATTTAAGAGTGGTTAAAGTATTATCATGTGAACCAATAAAGGGAGCTAAAAAATTATTAAAATTAAAGGTAGATTTAGGTGGAGAAGAAAGACAAGTGGTTTCTGGAATAGCAAATTACTACAAACCAGAAGACTTAGTGGGAAAAAATGTAGTATTAGTCGCTAATTTAAAACCAGTAAAGCTTAGAGGTGAATTATCACAAGGAATGATTTTATGTGCTGCAACTGATGATGACAGTATATTAAAAGCAGTAGATCCAGGTGAACTTGAGACTGGAAGTATAGTAAGATAA